From the genome of Cydia strobilella chromosome 21, ilCydStro3.1, whole genome shotgun sequence, one region includes:
- the LOC134751243 gene encoding uncharacterized protein LOC134751243, whose translation MRSDYVKSKMKINRRLQTEYLLNNIIDKEFQSMLFPMSFVPFLFLMSHFIVINNFITPESRVSSYIKSFIGSIILVLSHVFRFYYYTEAFKSFTSDVVVFLLYFDLIFFSIISILNHIISSSQRSNAVELIIKLQHVLNSIKIDKVEFLSKHKNRNWYTVLMVFSVYVFHWVFGSRHITFLNLVIFILIYSDMRKTCKNVLRLNRASLRKMSAFGVFELDATFPLRLLNVLVTYCVVLLQFAFLSS comes from the exons ATGCGTAGCGATTACGTCAaaagtaaaatgaaaataaataggAGACTCCAAACCGAATACTTACTAAATAACATTATTGATAAAGAGTTCCAGTCCATGCTGTTTCCTATGAGCTTTGTGCCGTTTCTCTTCTTAATGTCTCATTTTATTGtcattaataattttatcacTCCCGAAAGCCGTGTGTCGTCCTATATCAAATCTTTTATCGGTTCTATTATTCTGGTGTTAAGTCACGTCTttcgtttttattattataccgaAGCTTTTAAAAGTTTTACCAGTGACgttgttgtttttcttttatatttcgatttgatatttttttctataatatcAATTTTGAACCACATTATCAGTTCATCACAGAGATCTAACGCCGTTGAGCTTATTATTAAATTGCAACATGTGCTCAATTCTATTAAAATTGACAAAGTAGAATTCCTTTCTAAGCACAAGAACCGAAATTGGTACACCGTGTTGATGGTTTTTAGTGTCTACGTTTTTCATTGGGTTTTTGGTAGTCGACATATTACATTTCTTAATCT agtaatatttatattaatttattcagATATGCGCAAGACTTGCAAGAACGTGCTGCGGCTGAACCGCGCGTCGCTGCGCAAGATGTCGGCGTTCGGCGTGTTCGAACTCGACGCAACGTTCCCGCTGCGGCTGCTCAACGTGCTCGTCACTTACTGCGTCGTGTTACTGCAGTTCGCCTTCTTGTCGTCTTAG
- the LOC134751074 gene encoding carbonyl reductase [NADPH] 3-like: protein MCDKVALVTGSNQGIGFAIVEELLKRGVKTVYLTARNEQRGLEAIEKLKSKGLNPNFHLLEVTDSTSVKKCADYVKTKHGGLDILINNAAVLPEHWEEIIYEEAVPVITTNYHAILTIQEHFFPILNQDARVLNISSDLGHISNLRNKNWIARLTAKDVTKADIDAFVNWFLDSVKTGTLKPEDFTQTQMLAYRVSKVALCALTIVQQGEIDRNISINSIHPGFVQTSMTRGLGVFTIEEASKAPVYVVLDVDQSVKGQYFWYDKKIKDWRNPGIPLFGDFETIRKYM from the coding sequence ATGTGTGATAAAGTTGCATTGGTGACAGGATCCAATCAAGGTATCGGTTTCGCTATTGTTGAGGAATTGCTAAAACGGGGAGTAAAAACCGTGTACTTAACTGCAAGAAACGAGCAAAGAGGTCTTGAAGCTATTGAGAAGCTTAAATCGAAGGGTCTCAACCCGAATTTTCATCTATTAGAAGTTACTGATTCAACAAGTGTGAAAAAATGTGCGGATTATGTAAAAACCAAACATGGAGGCTTGGACATTCTTATCAACAACGCAGCAGTTTTACCAGAACACTGGGAAGAAATCATTTATGAAGAGGCAGTTCCAGTAATTACCACCAATTACCACGCTATCCTGACCATCCAGGAGCACTTTTTCCCAATCCTGAATCAGGATGCAAGAGTCCTAAACATCTCAAGTGATTTAGGACACATTTCTAATTTGAGAAACAAAAACTGGATCGCTAGACTGACGGCTAAGGATGTAACGAAAGCTGACATCGATGCGTTTGTCAACTGGTTTTTAGACTCCGTGAAAACTGGGACGTTGAAACCAGAGGACTTCACTCAAACTCAAATGCTTGCTTACCGGGTTTCGAAAGTAGCACTATGCGCGTTGACTATCGTGCAACAAGGAGAAATTGACAGGAACATTTCAATAAATTCTATACACCCTGGATTTGTTCAGACATCCATGACGCGTGGTTTGGGCGTTTTCACAATAGAAGAGGCCAGCAAAGCTCCGGTGTATGTAGTTCTGGATGTGGATCAGTCGGTAAAGGGACAGTACTTTTGGTACGATAAAAAAATCAAGGACTGGCGCAATCCTGGCATACCGCTGTTCGGTGATtttgaaactataagaaagTATATGTAA